The following is a genomic window from Citrifermentans bemidjiense Bem.
GCAGCCTGTGGGGATCGTGCCGCACGGAAGCCTCCACTACCTCTCCTTCGCGACGCTCTACGACGGCAGGAACTACCTGATCGACCGGCAGACCCTGTTCCATCTCCCCGCGGCGTCGGTACTGCGCCACACCCTGTCGCGCCGCCAGGCCCAGAAGAACCTCCGCATCCTGGCGGTGGGGAACCCAGACCTCGGGAACTCCGCGCTCGACCTTCCCTTCGCCGAGAAGGAGGCGGGGACGCTGCGCTGGAACTACAGCGACGTCACCACGCTTACCCGCGAGCGGGCCACCGAGACCTGGGTGAGGGAGAACATCTCCCGCTTCGGGATCATCCACCTCGCCTCCCACGGGGAGTTCGACACGGTGAACCCGCTCTTCTCCTCGATCCGGCTCGCCAAGGACGCGAAGGCGGACGGAAGGCTCCAGGCGGAGGAGGTGTTCGGGCTGGACGTGAAGGCGGACCTCGTAGTGCTCTCCGCCTGCCAGACCGGGCTTGGGGACGTGAGAAGCGGCGACGACGTGATCGGGATGAACCGCGCCTTCCTCTTCGCCGGGACCCACGCGCTCATGTCGAGCCTTTGGCGGGTGAGCGACGTCTCCAGCGCTGTGCTGATGAAGCAGTTCTACCGCGATTACAGCCGCAGCTCGAAGGCCGAGGCGCTGCGCCTGGCCATGCTGCACGTAAGGAACCGTTATCCGCACCCGGGGTATTGGGGGGCGTTTGTGCTCACCGGGGATTACCAGTAGAATCTCGCAACTCGAAGAGTTGTCTGGTCAAGATGTTGTACCAGCCGAAAAACTCCCCCCTACCCTTGCGGAGGCTTTCGTTCCCCCTCCCCTTGCGGGAGGGGGGGGCTGTTCCCGGGAGTTCCCTAGTGACCTTGCGGGAGGGGGCGTTCGACATCTCTGCATCAAGAACCGTCCTGCCGCACAATGCATGCGGCGGATAAAGAAAAAGGAGGAAGCCATGAAAAAGACGACAGTTGCGCTTTTGCTCCTGGCGCTGGCCGCGGCGCCCGCGCTTGGCGCGGAGAAGCGCTGGGTGGTAAGCGAGGGGACGGCGCTCAAGGCCGAACAGTCGGTGACCGCTGCGAGCGTAGCCGAACTGCCGGTGGGGGCGGAATTGACCGTAGTCGAGGGGGCGGGTCGCTGGCTTAAGGTGCGAAGCGCGAACGGGAAAGAAGGTTGGGTATACGCCGGTCGCGTCTCCGACACCGCGCCGGTGGCCGAGGTGGGTGGGGGCGACGGGCTCTTCGGCGACTCCATGCAAAAAAGCCAGATCAACACCGCCAAGGCGGACAGTGCCCGCAGCATCCGCGGCCTCTCGCCCGAAGTGGCGCAGTACGCCAAGCAAAGGGGAACCCCCGAGAGCCTCAAGAAGGAACTGGACAAGATCCTTTCCCGCAAGGTGAGCGACAAGGAAGTCAGGACCTTCTTAAAGGAAGGCAAAATCGGCGAGTACGCCCAATAAAAGGAGGATGCGATGAAATCGTTTACCATGACGCTGTTTTTGGCACTCGCCTGCCTCTGCTCCACCGAGGCGCACGCCGGCTGGCAGGACAAGCTGCAAAACCTGATGAACCCGGAATCCAAGGAAGGGAAGATCCTCTCCGGCGCGACCCAGGTCGTATCCTCCTCGCAGGAGATGACTTATGCCACTGAGCGGACCGTGGGGCAGAGCCTGGCGCTTGAGAGCATGCAACGCTTCGGCAAGCCGGTGTCGAACGAGGCGCTGCAAAAGTACGTGAACCTGGTAGGAAACGCCGTGGCCAGGAACAGCCGGCGCTCCACCATCCCTTACCAGTTCGTGGTGCTGGACAGCCCGGTGCGCAACGCCTTCGCCGCCCCAGGCGGGATGGTCTTCATCAGCCGCGGGCTTTTGGACGTGGTCGAGAACGAGGCGGAACTGGCGGCTGTGCTGGCGCACGAGGTAGGCCACGTGGCCGAAAAGCATGCCTTGAAGAGCATCCGGCGCGCGCAGTTCCTCCAGGGGGTGGGGACCATCTCCGCCGCTACCATGAAGGGGAGCGAGGGGAAGAAGTTCGAATCCATGATCGGCGACCTGCAGTCGACCCTTTTCGACAAGGGGCTGGACCAGGGGATGGAGTACGAGGCGGACCTGGCCGCCTTGGAGACCACCTACCGCACCGGGTACGACCCGGCCGCCATGATCAGCGTGCTCCAGAAGCTGAAAAAGCTGGAGGCGAGCGATTCCGGGAAGGGGTCGTGGTTCTCGACGCATCCCCCGCTGGACGAGCGCATCGCGCGCCTTTCTTCCAGCCTGGAGAAGTACCCGGACCATGCCTCACTGGCAAAAGTATCGGCCAGATTCGCGAAGACTGTCAAAACGGCCAAGAAGTAAAAGTAATGACTCTGTTTCATTCGTGTTAAATGTGGTTAATGGCACTATGTTTATAGTTTGACAAAGAAAGGGCGAACTAGAGTTCGCCCTTTTTCTATATCCATTCAATCTTGAACGTTCTTCTACAACCGCTTTGTTCATTCCCACAAAAAGTATTGTACTTTTTAAACAACCGGGCATAATGGCAGTTGCGTAACGAAATCAGGCTGAAACAGAGTAAGCCCTCTCTTGGCAGCTCGTAACCGGTCAGGTAGCTTTGCGGTTGCCAGTCGGAGGGGAAGGTGTCAATGCAAAGAGCTGCAATTATCCTGATTTTGTCATTGCTGGTCCTCGGTTGCCAGTCGAAGACCCCTGCTGAGCCTTTGCGGCCGCTTCCACTGCGGCTTGCCTATACCATGCAGCCTGATTGCGCGCTGGTGCATATCGCCATGGCCAAGGGTTATTTCCTGGAAGAGGGCGTGCTGCTGCAGCCGAGTCTGTTCGGCTTCGGAAGGCAGGCTTTGGCCGCCGTTATCGAGGGAAAGGCCGATCTGGCGACCGTGGCTGAGACTCCTTTTGTCTTCGCCGCGCTGAACGGGAAGCGGATCTCCCTGGTCGCCAGCATCTTCACCTCGTGGCAGAACAACGGCGTCGTCGCCAGGGGGCTCACGAGCCCACCCGAGCTGCGTGGGAAGCGGATAGCATACACCCCGGGCACCACCTCTGAGATGTTTCTGGACACTTTCCTGATGGCGCAACGGATCGAGAGGTCGGAAGTGACCTTGGTAGGTTTGTCCCCGCAGCAGATGCCGGCTGCACTCGCCGCAGGCGAGGTGGACGCGGCCTCCACCTGGAATCCCGCCATGAAGGAGGCTGCAACCGGACTGGGTGCAGCCGGGAGGATATTTTACGATCCCTACCTCTACACCGAGACCTACGTCCTGGCGGGAAACCGCAGCTACGTCACCGCTAACCAGGATCTGGTGCAGCGCGTGCTGCGCGCCCTGCTCAAGGCGGAGGCTTTTGCTTCCCTGCATCCGGCAGAGGCCCGGACCCTGGTGGCCGCGACCTTGAAGCTGAGCCCCGAGCTACTAGGCGAGTTCTGGAACGCGAGCAGATTCAGGGTTTCGCTCGAACACTCGCTGATTCTATTGCTCGAGGAGGAGAGCCGATGGGCGTTGAGGCGCAAGCCGGTGCCGGAGGCGGCCATGCCGAATTATCTTGAGTACATTGACGTCAGGCCACTGCAGGAGGTGAAGCCTGAAGCGATAAAGATCAACACCAGAAGGTGAGCGCGTGACCTTTGCCGAGCGGATGAAAATCAGCTCCATCATGTTCTTCAGCCTGCTCGTTTTCGGAGCGGCCGTCTTGTTCTGGTCCTCGCGGGAGTTGAACTCGGCCCGACAAAACGACGTGCTGTCGGATGACATCCAGACCATCGTTTTCGAGCGTGCCACGCTGCGCGACGAGTTTTTCCTCTACGGTCTGGAACGCGCCAGGGTGCAGTGGTTCGGCCTGAACCGCGACGCGGAGGCGTCGATCCGGCTGGGGAACGAGCATCTGCGCGCCCCGCAAGAGCGCGAGGTCCTGGAGAAGGTGCAGGCGGACCTCAGGGAATCGGAGCTGGTTTCGCAGCGGCTGGTCGAGCTTTTGCGCGGAAAGTCGGGCCCGGAGCTGGAGAGAGCGCACCACGACGAGTTGGCCAGCCGGCTCTACAGCCAGATCATGCTTAAGGATTCCGCCCTGCAGCAATCCTCGGCAGCCCTGCAGGAGTTGACCCGCCAGCGCTACAACAGGGCAAACTTTCGCACCATATTCCTCACCTTCGCCTTCGTGCTGTTGGTGGTCGCTGGGGGAAGGGCCAATGCCTTTTTCATCAATTCCCTTTTGCGCCGCAGGCTGCAGCTCTTAAACGAAGGTGTGGCGAGGATCGCAGCGGGGGATTTCAGCCACAGGATGCAGTGCCGGGGAAGCGACGAACTTGCGCTTTTTGCCGGGGTATTCAACTGCGTTCTCGACAAGGTCCAGGACTACACCGGGCAGCTGGAAAAAAGCCACGACCTGTTGAGCGGCCTCTCCAGCCAGGTCCCCGGCATACTGTTCCAGGCCTGCCTCACCCCGGATGGCCTCTTCAGTACCCCCTACGTGAGCAGGGGGGGGGACGAGCTCAATCAGGGCGACGCAGCGGCGCCTCTCCAGGAGCCTGCCCAGCTCTTCGAGAGGTTACACCCCGAGAAGTACCAGGCCATACTGGGGACCTTTCGGCGATCGGCCGAGACGCTTGAGCCTTGGGAGCACGAGTT
Proteins encoded in this region:
- a CDS encoding SH3 domain-containing protein, producing the protein MKKTTVALLLLALAAAPALGAEKRWVVSEGTALKAEQSVTAASVAELPVGAELTVVEGAGRWLKVRSANGKEGWVYAGRVSDTAPVAEVGGGDGLFGDSMQKSQINTAKADSARSIRGLSPEVAQYAKQRGTPESLKKELDKILSRKVSDKEVRTFLKEGKIGEYAQ
- a CDS encoding M48 family metalloprotease; translated protein: MKSFTMTLFLALACLCSTEAHAGWQDKLQNLMNPESKEGKILSGATQVVSSSQEMTYATERTVGQSLALESMQRFGKPVSNEALQKYVNLVGNAVARNSRRSTIPYQFVVLDSPVRNAFAAPGGMVFISRGLLDVVENEAELAAVLAHEVGHVAEKHALKSIRRAQFLQGVGTISAATMKGSEGKKFESMIGDLQSTLFDKGLDQGMEYEADLAALETTYRTGYDPAAMISVLQKLKKLEASDSGKGSWFSTHPPLDERIARLSSSLEKYPDHASLAKVSARFAKTVKTAKK
- a CDS encoding ABC transporter substrate-binding protein, which translates into the protein MQRAAIILILSLLVLGCQSKTPAEPLRPLPLRLAYTMQPDCALVHIAMAKGYFLEEGVLLQPSLFGFGRQALAAVIEGKADLATVAETPFVFAALNGKRISLVASIFTSWQNNGVVARGLTSPPELRGKRIAYTPGTTSEMFLDTFLMAQRIERSEVTLVGLSPQQMPAALAAGEVDAASTWNPAMKEAATGLGAAGRIFYDPYLYTETYVLAGNRSYVTANQDLVQRVLRALLKAEAFASLHPAEARTLVAATLKLSPELLGEFWNASRFRVSLEHSLILLLEEESRWALRRKPVPEAAMPNYLEYIDVRPLQEVKPEAIKINTRR